TGGCACAGTACTGCGTGTTCTTTGTGTTCTGGACAGCGATCCGGTTGTGGTTCGGGCAGGTGCGGGAGAGGCGATACAAGCTGGTCCTGGCGGGTTATGTCGTCATGCTGGCGATGTCCGGGCAGCGCCAGGAAACCTTGGCCACCTGCGGCGTGCTCGCGCTGCTGTGGGTCTTCATGCCCGGCGGGCGCACGCTGTTGCGCTTGGTTGTCGCGGCGCTGCTGTTCTCGTGCGGTCTGGCTGCGGCGCTCAGCATCGCCGGTGAGGACGCGATCTACCAGATCGCCCGGGATTGGGGCCTCGTCGCCAACGCCTGGGTGTGGGAGCCGCGTGCGGTGATGTACCAGTTCGGCATCAAGCTTGCGCACGAGTATTGGCCCCTCGGGACAGGAGCGGGCACCTTTGGTGGTGTAGGCGCAGCGCGCAATGACCAGACGCTGTACTTCGAGCTGGGCTTCATGCGGTTTTTCTGGTTTGTCGAGAGCAAGTGGCTGATGGACACCTACTGGCCACACATCTTCGCCGAAGGCGGATGGCTCGCGTTTGGGTTGCTGCTGGCATTCTATCTATTCCTGACCGCGCAAGCGGGCCTGGCGTTGCGTTCGACGCAAGATACAGCGTTGCGGCAGCTGTTTGCGCTGGCGTTCGCAGGCCTGGCATTCAACTTGCTCAACTCGCCGACTTCCGCATCCATTTCCGACATCAACTACATGTGGCCGTACTTGCCCTTCATCGGTTTGCCGTTCTGCCGATGGCCACGTGATCCGGCGGAGGTCAAGCCATGAAGCATTATCTGGCGGGGTTGATGGTGTTGCTGTCGGTGGCGGTTGCTGATGCTGCGACATTGCCAAAAGGGCTGTTCAATCAGGTTGGCGAGGCGCAGCAACGCACTTGGGTTCAGGCGATTGCCGCGGCCGACCATCCCCGCAGCCGGCCGTCTCCTACTGATCCCAGCGTATTGCAGGGCAAGGCCTGGCAGGCGTTTGCCGAGCGTACCCGACGAGACTTGGGCGGCGCGCTGCAAGGGCCCGCCGGCACCAGCGACATCAAGCGATTGAAAGGCGATGCGCGCTTGAATGCCATGCTGGATGCGAACCAGCGTTATCTGCCGTTGCTTGATCGCCTGCGCGATGGGCTGCTGCTTCGTGCCTACGAAGGTAATCCGCAGGACAAGGCATTGGTAGAGCGCGCAGTGGACCAGCTGCTGGGTTGGCCAGCCGATGGTGTCAGCCAGTTTGCGCAGCAGGATCAGGTTGCACGGCAGTATGCGCTGGTGCTGTCGGTCTACCTTGACTGGTTCCATGCCGACATCCCTGCAACCCGACGCGAAGCGGTCCGGGCTGCCATAGAGCCACGGCGCCGGGATATCGAGGCGGATATGCTGAATGAGCGCACCGGCCTTGCCGCAGTGCCGCGCAATTCACATGGCTGGACCAATGCGGCGTACCTGGCCGCAATGTCGGTCCTGCTTGCAGAGCCGGGAAACGCCGCGGCACGCAGCCTGCCGCGAGTACTCGCCACTTACGAACGCTCCATTTCGCCTTGGGGTGGAGATGACGGTGGCTATGCCAACGGCACGATGTATCTCTACAGCCAGCTCGGCACCGTGATGGAGCTATGGGATCTGGTGAAGTCCGCGAGCGGGATCGACTACTACAGCACGCCATGGGCCCAGCACGCGGGTGACATGCTGGCCTACTTCACACCGCCGGGTAGTCGCTTCAACGGCTTCGGTGATGGCAGCGAGAAAGGCGTTGCCGGCTATATCGTGCATGCCTGGGCAAACCGGGTCTCCAATCCGGTCAATCTCTGGCTGGCACGTAATACGGTCAAGTCAAGGGGAGACCAGTACCTGCTGCTGACAAGTGCTGAGCCCAGCCCCGCTGCGGCGCCCAAGGCGCCACCGCCCACCAAGCGCTTCGAATCCATCGGCTGGGCGGCATTCCATAGCGATCTGCAGGATCGTGACCGGACCTCGCTGTATTTCAAGTCCAGCGGCTATGGCTCCTACAACCACAGCCACGCCGACCAGAACGCATTCATCCTCGATCACCGTGGCCGACGGCTGCTGTGGGATAGCGGTGTGTACGACGTGTACGGGTCCCCGCATTGGCGTGGCTGGTACAAGCAGACCAAGGCCCACAACGCCATCACCTACGACGACGGCGTTGGCCAGCGGGTGGAGGACCAGACCGCGACCGGGCGCATCGTGCAGTGGGGCAGTGGCGGCGGTTTTGACTGGGTGGTCGGCGATGCCACAGCGGCTTACCCCAAGGGGATGGAGCAGGCGCTCCGTGGTGTGGCCTACCACCGGGCGAGCAACGGCTTCGTGGTCTGGGACCGCCTGCAGGCCGGCTCGCCGCATCGTTGGGAGTGGCGACTGCATTCCGTACGACCATTCCGGCCTGATGGCGAACGCCGCTGGCGGACCGAAACCGAAGACGGCATTGCACTCTGTGTACGTCAGCTGGCCGGCCCGGACTTGACCTTGAAGGGCAGCGACGACATGCGCCCGGCACCAGGCCGCGGCCAAAGCCAGCGGCTATGGCACAGCGTGTGGAGCAGCGCGCCGGCAGAACGCCTCCAACTGTTGATGTATGTGGATCCCGAATGCCGTACCGAGTCGGTCACCGCGACCCCGACGACCAATGGTTGGTCGATCAAGACGGGGGACGGCGAACTGCGCATTCGGGCTGACCGTTTTGAAGATGGGAGTAAAACGTGATCCATGATTTGAAGACGCGGGCACAAGGCGCATGGCGCGCGATGCTGCGCGACAACTGGTGGACCGAGCGCCGGGTAGCGCAATTGCGCGCCCACGAAAGCATGAGCGTTGACGAGCTGGAAAGCTGGCGCAGACAGGCGCTGGCGCGCAGCCTGCAAAGTGCATCCCGCTTGCCGGCGTATCGGCAACTGGCCGGTGAGGCCATCCACGCCGGCAATGCCGAGGACATGCTCGCCCGATTGCCCGTGATTTCCAAGACAGACCTGCTTGGCCGCAGGCACGAGTTCTACCCGGAGCAGCGACCATGGCACGCGATCGGGCAGAGCAGCGGCACGTCCGGCACGCCGATCCGCGTGCTGCGCAGCTTCGATTCGGTGATTACCGAGAATGCCTTTGTCAAACGGCACTGGGCATGGAGCGGTTTCAAGAACGGCATGCCGCGCGCGTTCCTGCGTGGTGATTTGGTGGTCCCCACCGATCAGAGCGAGCCGCCGTTCTGGCGCCTGAACCCGGTCAACAACCAGTTGATGGTGTCTTCGCGCCACCTCAAACCGCCTTTCGGCAAAGCCATCGTTGAAGCGCTGGCCGAGTTTGGCCCTGTGATGATGCAGGCCTATCCGTCCACCGCCTTCTCGCTGGCGCAGCTGGCCCAGGCCAGCGATGTGAAGCTGCATATCCCCTACGTCTATACCAGTTCGGAAGTACTGATGCCTTACCAGGCCGAGCTGGTGCAGCAGGTGCTCGGCGCGAAGGTGATGGATCTCTACGGCATGGCCGAGCGGGTCATCATGGCGACCGGTTGCGAACATGGCTTCATGCATGTCAACACCGACTATTCCTGGGTCGAGATCATTGACGAGGACGGCCACCCGACCGACGGGGTCGGCACCCTGGTGGGGAGCACGTTCCACAACCAGCTGATGCCCATCCTGCGCTATCGCCTGGGGGATCTCTCCCGCTGGATGCCGGGGCAGTGCCCGTGCGGCCGGCCGTTCCCTCGGATCGAGCCAGTGCTGGGCCGCCTGCAGGATCAGGTCTACGACAGTCGCGGCCAGCCCTTGAGCCCGACGCTGGTTCAGTTCGTGTTCAAGGCAGCCAACCATATCCGCGAAGCGCAGGTCGCGCAGATCGGCTTCGGTCATTGGCAGGTCCGGATTGCGCCTTATCCCGAGTATGGACAGGCGATGGAGGATTCGATCCGAGCGAGCTTCGCCAAATATGTCGATGCGAATCTGAAGGTCGATTTTGTCTATCTGGAAGAAATCCCCCGTACCAAGGCCGGCAAGTATCGCTGGGTCGTGAATGAGGTCGCCAACGCATGAAACAGCGTAAATCCCTGTTGATCCTCGCTACAGCCGAAAATGGCAAGGGCGGGATCGCTTCCGTGATCAAGACTTATCGCGAGAGCGGATTGTTTGCCCGTTGGCCGCTGGAGCATCTGGCCACTCATGTGAATGGCTCGTCCTGGCAGAAACTGAGGACCTTTGTATTCGCGCTGCTGCACTTTGCCGCGCGACTGCTGTTCAAGCGCGATGTGGCTGCTGTGCATATCCATACGGCCTCCAATGCCAGCTATTGGCGCAAGTTGCCTTTTCTGCTGCTATGCCGTGCTTGCCGGGTGCCGTATCTGCTGCATGTGCATGGCGCCGGCTTCATTGTTTTCTACGAAAATCGCAGTGGTGCCCTCGGGCAGTGGCTGATCCGTTACGGCTTGCGCCACGCCGACGAAGTGATTGCGTTGTCGTCACAATGGGCCGCCGATCTCGCTCGCATCGAACCGCAGGCCAAGGTGGTCCGAATCTACAACCCGATTGCGGAAGTCGAGGCCCTCAAGGCGGAAAGGAAGCACGATTGCATCCTGTTCCTTGGCGAAGTCGGCAAGCGCAAAGGTGTGTTCGAGCTGATTTCGGCGCTGGCCGAGATCCTGCCGCGCCGCGCCGGCACCAAGCTGTGGATCGGTGGCCTTGGGGATATCGAAGGCGCCAAGCTGCATGCACAAAAGCTCGGCGTGAGCGAATCCATCGAATGGCTGGGCTGGGTCGTTGGCCCACAAAAACAGCAGTTGCTGAGCACGGCCACCGTCCTCGCGTTGCCTTCGTATAACGAGGGCTTGCCGATGTCCATCCTGGAAGCACTGTCATTCGGTGTGCCGGTGGTATCGACCACGGTGGGGGGCATTCCTGATGCACTGGGCGAGGACGGTGGCACTTGCCTTGTCGAGCCCGGCGACGTAAGCGCGCTGGCATCTGCACTGTTGCGCGTGCTGGAGAGCGATGAGCTGCAGCTGGCTTTGGCCGAGCGGGGACGTCGACGGGTGAAGGAGCATTTCTCCACCACCGTGGTCATGTCGCAGCTGGATGGGGTTTACCAGCGCCTGCTGGCTCGGTGAGGTGATGCAATGCAAGGCTTGACTTGGTATTACAACCGCCTGCGCTGCATGTCGCTTGGCGAGGTGGCGCACCGCGTGCTGGAGCACGGTCGCAAATCTGCCGAGAAGCGCGGGCTGGCGCTGGCGCCGCGTCCGGAGCTCACGGCACAGAGCGGCCCGCGCTGGTTCGGGGTACCGTCGCAGCTGGAGGCGAGCACACGCGAGTTGATCATCAGCCGCGCCGATGGGCTGCTTGCGGGCGACTGGCTGGTGTTTGGTGTGCCGAAGCCGCTCGGCATGCCGCCCAACTGGTTGCAGGACCCCCTGACCGGGACGATTGCGCCGCTGCGATATGGCA
This region of Chitinolyticbacter meiyuanensis genomic DNA includes:
- a CDS encoding phenylacetate--CoA ligase family protein, whose amino-acid sequence is MIHDLKTRAQGAWRAMLRDNWWTERRVAQLRAHESMSVDELESWRRQALARSLQSASRLPAYRQLAGEAIHAGNAEDMLARLPVISKTDLLGRRHEFYPEQRPWHAIGQSSGTSGTPIRVLRSFDSVITENAFVKRHWAWSGFKNGMPRAFLRGDLVVPTDQSEPPFWRLNPVNNQLMVSSRHLKPPFGKAIVEALAEFGPVMMQAYPSTAFSLAQLAQASDVKLHIPYVYTSSEVLMPYQAELVQQVLGAKVMDLYGMAERVIMATGCEHGFMHVNTDYSWVEIIDEDGHPTDGVGTLVGSTFHNQLMPILRYRLGDLSRWMPGQCPCGRPFPRIEPVLGRLQDQVYDSRGQPLSPTLVQFVFKAANHIREAQVAQIGFGHWQVRIAPYPEYGQAMEDSIRASFAKYVDANLKVDFVYLEEIPRTKAGKYRWVVNEVANA
- a CDS encoding heparinase II/III family protein; the protein is MKHYLAGLMVLLSVAVADAATLPKGLFNQVGEAQQRTWVQAIAAADHPRSRPSPTDPSVLQGKAWQAFAERTRRDLGGALQGPAGTSDIKRLKGDARLNAMLDANQRYLPLLDRLRDGLLLRAYEGNPQDKALVERAVDQLLGWPADGVSQFAQQDQVARQYALVLSVYLDWFHADIPATRREAVRAAIEPRRRDIEADMLNERTGLAAVPRNSHGWTNAAYLAAMSVLLAEPGNAAARSLPRVLATYERSISPWGGDDGGYANGTMYLYSQLGTVMELWDLVKSASGIDYYSTPWAQHAGDMLAYFTPPGSRFNGFGDGSEKGVAGYIVHAWANRVSNPVNLWLARNTVKSRGDQYLLLTSAEPSPAAAPKAPPPTKRFESIGWAAFHSDLQDRDRTSLYFKSSGYGSYNHSHADQNAFILDHRGRRLLWDSGVYDVYGSPHWRGWYKQTKAHNAITYDDGVGQRVEDQTATGRIVQWGSGGGFDWVVGDATAAYPKGMEQALRGVAYHRASNGFVVWDRLQAGSPHRWEWRLHSVRPFRPDGERRWRTETEDGIALCVRQLAGPDLTLKGSDDMRPAPGRGQSQRLWHSVWSSAPAERLQLLMYVDPECRTESVTATPTTNGWSIKTGDGELRIRADRFEDGSKT
- a CDS encoding glycosyltransferase family 4 protein; the encoded protein is MKQRKSLLILATAENGKGGIASVIKTYRESGLFARWPLEHLATHVNGSSWQKLRTFVFALLHFAARLLFKRDVAAVHIHTASNASYWRKLPFLLLCRACRVPYLLHVHGAGFIVFYENRSGALGQWLIRYGLRHADEVIALSSQWAADLARIEPQAKVVRIYNPIAEVEALKAERKHDCILFLGEVGKRKGVFELISALAEILPRRAGTKLWIGGLGDIEGAKLHAQKLGVSESIEWLGWVVGPQKQQLLSTATVLALPSYNEGLPMSILEALSFGVPVVSTTVGGIPDALGEDGGTCLVEPGDVSALASALLRVLESDELQLALAERGRRRVKEHFSTTVVMSQLDGVYQRLLAR